The following proteins are co-located in the Acidimicrobiia bacterium genome:
- the xseB gene encoding exodeoxyribonuclease VII small subunit: MSEPASYRDAMEELQSIVGDLERDDVDIDVLSTKVRRAFELIEFCRSRISATELEISQVVAALEREDPD; the protein is encoded by the coding sequence ATGAGCGAGCCGGCCAGCTATCGAGACGCCATGGAGGAGCTCCAGTCGATAGTCGGCGACCTCGAGCGCGATGACGTCGACATCGACGTCCTCTCGACGAAGGTGCGGCGGGCATTCGAGCTCATCGAGTTCTGCAGGTCCCGGATAAGCGCCACCGAGTTGGAGATCAGCCAGGTCGTGGCGGCGTTGGAGCGTGAGGACCCGGATTGA